A stretch of Malus sylvestris chromosome 11, drMalSylv7.2, whole genome shotgun sequence DNA encodes these proteins:
- the LOC126589851 gene encoding L-ascorbate peroxidase, cytosolic-like — MGKCYPTVSEEYKTAIDKARRKLRGLIAEKNCAPLMLRIAWHSAGTYDTKTKTGGPFGTMRCPAEQSHGANNGLDIAVRLLEPIKQQFPILSYADFYQLAGVVAVEITGGPDVPFHPGRKDAPEPPPEGRLPDATKGCDHLRDVFGKTMGLSDKDIVALSGGHTLGRCHKERSGFEGPWTPNPLIFDNSYFTVLLGGDQEGLLMLPSDKALLDDPVFRPLVEKYAADEDAFFADYAEAHMRLSELGFAEA, encoded by the exons ATGGGGAAGTGCTACCCTACCGTGAGCGAAGAGTACAAGACGGCCATCGACAAGGCCAGGAGGAAGCTCAGAGGTCTGATCGCCGAGAAGAACTGTGCTCCTCTCATGCTTCGTATTGC ATGGCATTCAGCTGGAACTTACGATACAAAGACGAAGACCGGAGGGCCGTTCGGAACCATGAGGTGCCCGGCTGAGCAATCTCACGGGGCCAACAATGGCCTCGACATCGCCGTCAGGCTCTTGGAGCCCATCAAGCAACAGTTCCCTATTCTCTCTTACGCTGACTTCTACCAG TTGGCTGGTGTTGTTGCTGTTGAGATTACTGGTGGGCCTGATGTCCCTTTCCACCCAGGAAGGAAG GATGCCCCCGAGCCACCACCAGAGGGCCGTCTTCCTGATGCTACCAAGG GTTGTGATCATTTGAGGGATGTCTTCGGCAAAACCATGGGCCTCAGCGACAAGGATATTGTTGCTCTCTCCGGTGGTCACACCCTG GGAAGGTGCCACAAGGAGCGATCTGGATTTGAAGGACCTTGGACTCCCAACCCCCTTATCTTCGACAACTCCTACTTCAC GGTGCTTCTTGGTGGAGACCAGGAAGGTCTTCTAATGCTTCCAAGTGACAAGGCTCTTCTGGATGACCCTGTCTTCCGCCCTCTTGTGGAAAAATATGCTGCG GATGAAGATGCCTTCTTTGCTGACTATGCTGAAGCTCACATGAGGCTCTCTGAGCTCGG GTTTGCCGAGGCCTAA